A single genomic interval of Cydia splendana chromosome 10, ilCydSple1.2, whole genome shotgun sequence harbors:
- the LOC134794364 gene encoding 8-oxo-dGDP phosphatase NUDT18 gives MSRQVDTNVARLLEGLGLEDEDFCDFTIADQNSVAESQGITPTTPSNFKPVLGENVTYVVACVIINERNEILMMQEAKENCAGKWYLPAGRMEKGETIVQATMREVLEETGLHCNPTTLLVVETAGGMWYRFVLTADVTGGELKTPAKADKESLQAKWISNLQEITLRSNDILHLIEKTQLYKQSHSGKGWHKDLLPAAVPHVKDLLRLIVVIKRRSTNRLHVLLSEKTAIHFPVCEINPAKSVHSTLRRFMVEMFGADVGQHRPLGLLNVEADPSSDGCCLTLLVAFRPPIEEVPLIGKCVWHELSQESEHQLLSKITTKNSTVELHVVR, from the coding sequence ATGTCGCGCCAAGTAGATACAAATGTTGCTCGATTACTGGAAGGTTTAGGATTGGAAGACGAAGACTTCTGTGACTTTACCATTGCTGATCAAAATTCTGTTGCGGAATCTCAAGGCATCACACCGACGACGCCGTCTAACTTTAAACCGGTACTCGGAGAAAATGTAACATACGTTGTGGCCTGTGTTATAATCAACGAACGAAATGAAATATTAATGATGCAGGAAGCGAAGGAAAATTGTGCCGGCAAGTGGTACTTGCCCGCAGGGCGCATGGAGAAAGGTGAGACTATAGTGCAGGCCACTATGAGAGAAGTGCTTGAAGAAACAGGATTGCATTGCAACCCCACGACGCTGCTGGTCGTGGAGACCGCCGGCGGCATGTGGTACAGGTTCGTGCTCACCGCTGACGTCACAGGAGGCGAACTCAAGACTCCCGCCAAAGCTGATAAGGAATCATTACAAGCAAAGTGGATTTCTAACTTACAAGAGATAACTTTGAGGTCCAATGACATCTTGCACCTAATTGAAAAGACTCAATTGTACAAACAAAGTCATTCTGGAAAGGGATGGCACAAAGACCTTTTACCTGCTGCTGTTCCACATGTGAAAGATCTGCTAAGGCTGATTGTAGTTATTAAAAGACGTAGTACAAACAGGCTCCATGTGTTGTTGAGTGAAAAAACTGCCATACATTTTCCGGTTTGTGAAATTAACCCAGCTAAGAGTGTGCACTCTACATTGAGGAGGTTTATGGTGGAAATGTTTGGAGCTGATGTCGGGCAACACCGGCCTCTGGGCCTGCTCAATGTGGAGGCAGATCCTTCGAGTGATGGCTGTTGTCTGACCCTGTTGGTAGCATTTAGGCCTCCTATAGAAGAGGTGCCTCTCATTGGTAAATGTGTATGGCATGAGTTATCACAGGAATCAGAACATCAATTGCTCtctaaaataacaacaaaaaactcTACTGTAGAACTGCATGTTGTTCGTTGA
- the LOC134794365 gene encoding ATP synthase subunit O, mitochondrial — translation MSLTKTHMLVRSLSTSSAAAQLVKPPVHIFGLEGRYASALYSAASKNKCLDAVEKELSSFQQNMKTDAKLKEFLINPTLKRNLKAEALKHVSSKISLSPATGNLLCLMAENGRLGKLEAVINAFKIMMAAHRGEVTCEVVTAKPLDAGQKQNLEAALKKFLKGNETLQLTAKVDPSLVGGMVVSIGDKYVDMSVASKVKKYTELISTAV, via the exons ATGTCTTTGACTAAAACACATATGCTG GTGCGATCCCTGAGCACCTCGTCCGCTGCTGCTCAGCTCGTGAAACCTCCTGTACACATCTTTGGTTTGGAGGGTAGATATGCGTCGGCTTTGTACTCGGCGGCCTCCAAGAACAAGTGTTTGGATGCTGTTGAGAAGGAACTTTCCTCGTTCCAGCAAAACATGAAGACTGACGCAAAACTGAAGGAGTTCCTTATTAATCCGACCTTGAAAAGGAATCTTAAAGCGGAGGCCCTTAAACATGTTTCCAGCAAG ATCAGCCTGTCCCCTGCCACAGGCAACTTGTTGTGCTTAATGGCTGAGAATGGCCGCCTCGGCAAGCTGGAGGCTGTCATCAACGCCTTCAAGATCATGATGGCTGCCCATCGTGGGGAGGTCACCTGCGAGGTTGTCACTGCCAAACCCCTGGATGCAGGGCAGAAACAGAACTTGGAAGCTGCACTCAAG AAATTCCTGAAGGGCAATGAGACTCTCCAGCTGACGGCTAAGGTTGATCCCTCCCTCGTGGGAGGAATGGTTGTCTCCATTGGCGACAAATATGTGGACATGAGTGTTGCCAGCAAAGTCAAGAAATACACAGAGCTCATCAGCACCGCTGTTTAA
- the LOC134794602 gene encoding c-Myc-binding protein — protein MSSYKPIDSKREEFRRYLERAGVMDALTKVLVSLYEEPDKPEDALEYMRKHLGTDGGEDELEAARARIAELEAENALLKGDAAPTEG, from the exons ATGTCGTCTTATAAG CCAATTGATTCTAAACGCGAAGAGTTCAGAAGATATTTAGAAAGAGCGGGAGTGATGGATGCTCTTACTAAAGTGTTAGTCAGTCTATATGAAGAACCGGACAAGCCTGAGGATGCCTTAGAATATATGAGGAAACATCTAGGCACTGATGGCGGAGAGGACGAGTTGGAGGCTGCTAGAGCTCGTATTGCTGAACTAGAAGCTGAAAACGCGCTTCTAAAAGGAGATGCAGCCCCAACAGAaggctaa